TATAGTCATAGACAGCATGATCTAACTATATTGAGGTTTGGCAATTACGTGATTTTTTATAATCGCAACATTGTCAAAACCTCGTTTTTGATTAAAGATAAAGCTTTATCATTCGAGGTGAATCAATTGCAATATGTATATATTTTTATAGGTGGCGCTTTAGGTGCGCTTATACGTTATCTAATTTCATTTCTAAATGTATCTGGTACATTTCCTGTTGGTACTTTTGTTGCGAATTTAATAGGCGCTTTTGTTATGGGATTTTTAACTACTTTATCCATTGCTTTTTTAAAAAATCGTCCAACATTAAAGAAAGCAATTACAACAGGATTTTTAGGTGCATTAACAACTTTTTCAACATTTCAAATAGAATTAGTACATATGTTTGAACATCAGCAATTTGTAACATTGCTATTATATGCCGTAACAAGTTATGTGCTAGGGATCTTATTATGTCACTGTGGTATGAAAATTGGAGGTGCCATTTCATGATAGCTACATTATTAGTTATGATTGGTGGTGGCTTTGGTGCAGTTGTTAGAGGTGCATTAACAGATTATTGTAATGCTAAATTCACATCACAATTACCAATCCCAACACTTATTGTTAACCTCATTGGTAGCTTTCTCATCGGGCTAATAATGGGAATGGCAATTTCAAATACGTGGTTACCTGCTCTTTTGGTCACAGGATTTTTAGGTGGACTTACAACTTTTTCAACGTTAGCAAAAGAGCTTACATTAATGATGACGCCTAAGCTTAAGTTAACACATTTTATCAATTATTCACTTTTACAATTCATTATAGGATTTATTGCTTGTTATATCGGCTTTCATATTTAAAAAATGCTTTATTCAGTAAAATGGTATGCACACACCAAACTGAATAAAGCATTTTTAATTTTCATACAAATTTTTAGTCCCTGGATAATGCCTACCATTATTAAACAATCATTATTACCGTTTAAAAACTGCGAACATCAATCAATGCTCCAAACTAGTCGAACATAAAACAGGCTGGGACATAAATCCCTAAAAAAACAGCAGTAAGATAATTTTCAATTAGAAAATATCTTACTGCTGTTCTATATTTATACAATACTTCGTATTGAATGGCTTCGCTATGCCCGTCTGGCACATAATTGTAAAATTCTATAAATAGAATTTTTGATGACGGGTCCCTTCCTAGGATGCCGTCTCAGCCACCCCAACCGGCACATTGTTGTAAGCTGACTATATGTCAGCTTCTGTGTTGGGGCCCCTGTCTTCGACTGGCACTGCTCCCTCAGGAGTCTCGCCATTAATACTACGTATTAACAAGTAATTTTACTTTTAAATACTTTAAAAAATAAGACACTTTGCCCAACTTGCACATAAATGTATAATTCAATAATTTGAATTTTATGTGTTGGGTCCCTTCGTATAATTTAATAAATACCACTAAACTAAATTAACGAGGTGCCTTATGTATAAAAATTATAACATGACCCAACTTACACTACCAATAAAAACTTCTGTTAGAATTCCTCAAATTGATATTTCGCGATATGTTAATGAAATTGTTGAAACGATACCTGATAGTGAATTCGATGAATTCAGACACCATCGTGGCGCAACATCTTATCATCCAAAAATGATGTTAAAAATTATCTTATATGCATACACTCAATCTGTATTTTCTGGTCGTAGAATAGAGAAACTACTTCATGACAGTATTCGAATGATGTGGTTAGCTCAAAATCAAACACCTTCTTATAAAACTATTAATCGTTTTAGAGTAAATCCTAATACTGATGCGAGCTTGGGACATTGAGTTCTAATAATTCGTCTAACCATTGCAAAACTTGAATGGTTTTAACTTAGCCTTCAAATGTTTTTGGATCAGGTCCAATTCTTCTATCTTGATTCAAAGCATCGATTCGCTTCATTTGCTCATCTGTTAAATTGAAATCGAATATATTTATGTTTTCAGTAATTCTTTCAGGTGTGACAGATTTAGGTATCGTTACTACACCATGCTGTATGTTCCATCTTATAACTACTTGTGGCGCTGATTTCCCTAATTCTTTAGCAATCTCTTTAATTGTTTCATCATCTAATATTTGTGCATTCATCAATGGTGACCAAGATTCCATCACAATATGTTGCGCTTCCAAGTATAATTTCAATTTATGTTGTGTTAAATATGGATGAAATTCAACTTGATTAATAACCGGCTTGATTGACACTTGTGCCAACAACGCCTCCAAATGATCAGGTTCAAAATTGCTAACGCCAATATTTCTTACTTCATTATTTTTATATAAATCTTCCATACCTTTCCACGTATCAACCATAACGGCTTCGTTCGTACCTGGCCAATGTACTAAGTATAAATCTAAATATGTTAAACCGAGGCGTGTTAAACTAGCGTGATAAGCATTGGCAACATTTTCTCTACCAAAATCTTCAAAATATAATTTTGAAGTAATAAATAAGTCCTCCCTACTTAATCCAGTTGATTCCAATCCAGCACGAATACCTGCTCCAACTTGCTCTTCATTCCCATATACTTTTGCAGTATCAATGCTACGATATCCTTGCTCAATTGCATGTTTAACACTTTTCATGCAATTTTCATCATTTTCAACACGAAAAGTTCCTAAACCAATTTGTGGCATTTTGTTCCCGTTATAAAATCGTTTAACCTCCATTAATATCGCCTCTCTTTTATGATGTATTATACTCTGTTATCATAACAAATCTAACTTCACTCATTCATTTAAAAACACTTTTGGTGATCAACCACTAAAATTCTAGTTATATCACTTTAATATTAGTCAAAGTGCAAAGGTAATTCTTTTTAATATATGATCCAATATAAAACTTTGTCGCACGTATAACTCAATTCTTTTTAATGTATGACACTACACAACAATTTGTCGCACGTAAAACTCAATGCCTTTTAATGTATAACAAAATAAAAAAGCTGAGGTAACAACTATATAGTCATCACTTCAGCCTAACATTTAATTGAATGATTCGATTTTATCCATCATTTGTTGTAAGTCTTCAACATTGTATTGAATACGACCATGGAATACAAATTTGTTAAAGAATTCATCTAATTGTTCTGCACCAACAAGTACTTTTACAGCGCTATTTTGATTATAATTTGAAATCGTTACGTCACCTTCATTTTTAGGATTGAAGTATAAAATTGAAGTTGGCGTATATTTGGCACCCAATTCTTTTTGTAAGTCTTCAGCTAATTGTTTAATTGCCTCAATTTGATCTGAATAATTCACAAATGATAATGAACGTTTGTCATCATTTTGATCCATAACAATAGTTTGCGGTCTAGATTTATCTAAATCTAATGTATCAAATACTTGTTCCATTGGTGGTAAATCTTTAAATTGACCGCCACTGATACCATTATATACATGACCTTTCAACAATTGGGAATCAATAATATATAGTCCAGTTCTAGTTAATACTAAATGACTAATGCGTTCAATATTATTAAAGCCATCCTTTGGTAAAAAGATATTTGCCATAATGTGCATATCTTCTGGTCGAATTCGCTTTTCTTTAACTAATCTTTCACGAATGCCAATTAATCTCATGTCCGTTACATATTCACTATGATTTTTCGAGAACAATTTTAATGCATCAATCTCACGGTCTTTTGTACTAACCATGTGGTTGTAATCTTCTTGTTGTTTCGTAATTGTCTTCTTATTCTGAATACGCTCTTTTTCTAAAGCTTCTTCATGAGACTTTTTAATGTTTTGTTCTTGTTGTTCATACTTTTCTTCTGTTTGTCGCTTAACTTTTTTCTTACTGCCTAATGCAATTAAGAAAAGGACAAAAAAGATTAATGCAATAACTACTGCAGTAATGAGTCCAATGACTACTGGTGAAGATAAATCCATCACAACAACGCTCCTTTATAATATATGAATAACTTTAATTATAATAGAAAAGCTAAAGATTTTCGATACATAATATCATTTATATACCGAAAATCTATTAATTAGCCTTATTTAGTTCGAATCATTATTTAACTGCGTCTTTTAATTCTTCTACTTTATCTAATTTTTCCCATGGGAATAATACATCTGTACGTCCAAAATGACCGTATGCAGCAGTTTGTTTATAAATTGGTTGTTTCAAATCAAGCATTTTAATAATGCCAGCCGGTCTTAAGTCAAAGTGCTTTCTTACTGCTTCAACAAGTTGACTTTCAGAAACCTTTCCAGTTCCAAATGTATCAATTGCAATTGAAACTGGCTCTGCAACACCAATGGCATATGCTAATTGAACTTCACATTGATCTGCTAAGCCCGCTGCAACTATATTTTTAGCAACATAACGTGCAGCATATGCAGCTGAACGGTCTACTTTTGTTGGATCCTTACCACTAAAGCAACCACCACCATGACGTGCATAGCCTCCATAAGTATCAACTATAATTTTACGGCCTGTTAATCCAGCATCACCTTGAGGTCCACCGATTACAAAACGTCCTGTTGGGTTGATGTAAAATTTAGTTTGTTCATTAATCAAGTTTTCAGGAACAGTAGGATAAATGACATGTGCTTTAATGTCTTCTTGAATTTGCTCTAACGTCACATCTTCCGCATGTTGTGTTGAAACAACAATCGTATCAATACGTACTGGATTATCATTTTCATCATATTCAACAGTAACTTGAACTTTACCATCTGGTCGTAAATAGTTTAATGTACCATCTTTACGAACATCTGATAAACGTTTAGCTAATTGATGTGATAGATAGATAGCTAAAGGCATATACGTTTCTGTTTCGTTTGTTGCATAACCAAACATTAAACCTTGGTCACCTGCACCAGTAGCTTCAATCTCTTCTTCACTATCTTTGTCACGATATTCTAACGCTTTATCCACACCTTGCGCAATGTCAGGTGATTGTTCATCAATCGCAGTTAAAATTGCCATTGTTTCATAATCATAGCCATATTTTGCTCTTGTGTATCCAATTTCTTTAATTGTTTCTCTAACAACTTTCGGAATATCAACATATGTTGTTGTAGAAATTTCGCCGGCGATTAATGCCATTCCTGTTGTAACTGTTGTTTCACAAGCTACACGTGCATTTGGGTCGTCTTTTAAAATAGCATCTAATATTGCATCTGACACTTGGTCAGCGATTTTATCTGGGTGTCCTTCTGTAACAGACTCTGAAGTAAATAATCGTTTGTTATTTAACATAGTTTGCTCCTTTAAATTTATATTACGAAAATTCTCTCTCTGTGAGCTAAATAAAAAAGGCCTTCTAACTATAAGTATAGAGAGAAGGCCTAATACGTCCATTCGCTCTTATCGTTCAGACCTATTTGTCTGCAAACGGTTTGGCACCTTTCTTTTATAAAAAAGAGGTTGCTGGGTTTCATTGGGTCCATGTCCCTCCACCACTCAGGATAAGAGAATCCGTTAAAAATAATACTACCTAATTAATGAATTAATGTCAATTTTTGATAAATAAATTTACAGTAAAATATTGTAGATTAATTATGTTAATGTGTTATACTAATTAAATGTAAAGGCTTACATTTAAACTATCGCTTTGGAGGGATTTAGGATGTCAGTAGACACATACACTGAAACAACTAAAATTGACAAATTATTGAAAAAACCAACGTCACATTTTCAGCTTTCGACGACACAACTTTATAATAAAATTTTAGATAATAAGGAAGGCGTATTAACAGAACTTGGAGCTGTTAATGCAAGCACTGGTAAATACACTGGTCGCTCGCCTAAAGACAAATTTTTTGTCTCAGAACCTTCATATAGAGATAACATCGACTGGGGAGATATCAATCAACCTATCGATGAAGAAACTTTCTTAAAGTTATACCATAAAGTATTAGACTATTTAGATAAAAAAGATGAGTTATATGTTTTCAAAGGATACGCAGGTAGCGATAAAGATACAATGTTAAAATTGACAGTCATCAATGAATTAGCTTGGCATAATTTATTTGCTAAAAATATGTTTATCCGACCTGAATCAAAAGAAGAAGCTACAAAGATTAAACCAAACTTCACTATCGTTTCTGCCCCACATTTTAAAGCAGATCCAGAAGTAGATGGTACTAAATCTGAAACATTTGTCATTATTTCATTTAAACATAAAGTCATTTTAATCGGTGGTACTGAATACGCTGGCGAAATGAAAAAAGGTATTTTCTCTGTAATGAATTACTTATTACCGATGCAAGATATTATGAGCATGCATTGTTCAGCAAATGTTGGTGAAAAAGGCGATGTAGCTTTATTCTTCGGTCTATCTGGTACTGGTAAAACAACATTATCAGCTGACCCACATCGTAAATTAATCGGTGATGATGAACACGGATGGAATAAAAACGGCGTATTTAATATTGAAGGCGGCTGCTATGCAAAAGCAATCAATCTTTCCAAAGAAAAAGAACCACAGATCTTTGACGCAATCAAATATGGTGCAATTTTAGAGAATACTGTCGTGGCTGAGGACGGTTCAGTAGACTTCGAAGACAATCGCTACACTGAAAATACTCGTGCGGCTTATCCAATTAATCATATAGATAACATTGTCGTACCATCAAAAGCGGCACATCCAAATACAATCATTTTCTTAACTGCAGATGCATTTGGTGTCATTCCACCAATTTCAAAATTAAATAAAGATCAAGCTATGTATCACTTCTTAAGTGGTTTCACTTCTAAATTAGCTGGTACAGAGCGTGGTGTTACAGAACCTGAACCATCATTCTCAACATGTTTCGGTGCACCTTTCTTCCCGTTACATCCTACTGTTTATGCGGACCTACTAGGTGAATTAATTGATCAGCATGACGTTGATGTATATCTAGTTAACACTGGATGGACTGGTGGGAAATATGGTATCGGACGTAGAATCAGCTTACATTACACACGCCAAATGGTAAATCAAGCTATTTCAGGTAAGTTGAAAAATGCTGAATATACAAAAGATAGTACGTTTGGTTTAAGCATTCCTGTAGAAATTGAAGATGTTCCTAAGACAATTTTAAATCCAATTAATGCTTGGAGCGACAAAGAGAAATATAAAGCACAAGCAGAAGATTTAATTCAACGTTTTGAAAAGAATTTTGAAAAATTCGGTAAGAAAGTTGAACATATTGCTGAAAAAGGTAGCTTCAACAAATAAAATTGAATACTAATCAAAGAGCCAACCGCTGTTATTAGAAACAATGGTTGGCTCGTTATTTATGTTAATAAAATTTTAAATTTTTGTTGTGTATCGTGACAATCGCTGTTCTAGTCAAGAATAATAAAATTATTCGCCTTATATGACTTGATTTATTTTTCCACGATTGTATCGCACACTTCTAGAAATCCAATTTTAAGAAGACAATATTATCACGCATTACAACTACTTATTCATTTCAGCTTTACTCATAAACGCTTTAATATAAGTCAAAGCTTCAACCATGGCTGGTGGTCTCGGCACATGCCCTTCCGCCATTTGATAAAATGTTTCATGTATGGCACCTTTTAACTCTAGCTGTTCTGCTAAATGATACGCATGTTGAATGCCAACCTGTTTATCTTTACCTCCATGCACAATTAAAATCGGCGGACTATTTTCATCTATATTTGGAATGGCCTGTCGTGCCTCATATGCTTCATGATCTTTTTTGGGATGACCAATCATTCTCCGAAGCATGCCTCTTAAATCGACACGTTCTTCATACATTAAATAAATATCTGAGACACCACCCCAGATTGTATAACTTGTTACTGGTAAGTCTCGAAATGTCAACAATCCTTGTAAACCACCTCGCGAAAAACCAACCATGTGTATAAATGCATGTGGATATTTACTATGAAGCAACCGCAATAGTTGTGTCACATCATTTAAATCTCCACGATAAAATTCATCTCTACCTTCACTACCATTGTTACCACGATAGTATGGACCAATTATTAAAGTTTGTTCATCAGCAAATTGCATTAGTCTTCCTGCACGAACTCGACCTACTTGACCTTTGCCACCCCGCAAGTATACTACAATCCTTTTTACAGATTGATATGGTGTCATCATAAGTGCCTTTACTTTTAAATCATCTGACAAAAATGTTACTTCTTCAAAATGGTGCGTAAAAGATTCAATTGGCATTCGTTTGCTTTTGATAAAATCCAAGTGATTGCACCCTCTCTACACATTTTAAAATGGTACTATCTTGAAGTAAGAAACTTTTCTCTGCTTCTTCTATATCATTTATACATTTATACAACACTGGCCCTGCTGTTTCTAAATAATTGTTCTTGCTTACTAATGAGTCAACTTCTATAAAATACACATCTTTAACAAATTGAAGTTGGTCGTGAGTCTCAATACGATATTGTGCTATGTAATGAATATTTTTAACTTTGGCACCAGTTTCTTCATATAATTCTCGAGTTACTGCTTCAATGCTGCTTTCCCCGTGTTCCCTTTTGCCACCAGGAAATTCAATTCCTCTAATATTATGCTTTGTAAAAAGTAATTGATTTTCAAACGTTGGAATAGCCAACACGTGATTGCCATTTGCTACCTCATTATCCGTTTTAAATGTTAAATTAACTTGACGATTGTCCTTATCCCAAAACTTCACACGCATCACATCCCTACATTCTATGTTAAAATAATAATTAATCAATATTGTTGGAGGCATTAATTCATGAAAAAGATATTTTTGGCAATGATTCACTTTTATCAACGATTCATTTCGCCACTTACGCCACCTACTTGTCGTTTTTATCCAACGTGTTCAGAATACACTAGAGAAGCCATTCAATATCATGGCGCTTTCAAAGGCCTTTACTTAGGTATTCGTCGAATTTTAAAATGTCATCCGCTTCATAAAGGCGGCTTTGACCCTGTTCCTATAAAAAAAGACAAGTCAACAAGTAAACATTCGCATAAACATCACCATTAATATGGTTTTAATTGAGTTATATCTACCTTAGGGGGACGAAATTCGAGGCGTTCCTCTTTTAATATGCCTGAATATTCAACTACATCTTGTTCAAAATAATAACCTGCTGGCGTTACATCTCCAGGATAGTCACCATTACAAGCAAGCATTGCTGTAAAATAACGGCTCAAGCCATATTCATACATGCCACCAATTACTACCTTTACGCCATACTCTTTTAATGTCTTCATAGCAATTTGCACTTTATCAATGCCACCAAGTCGAAATGGCTTTAGTACGATAACATCCACATCATATTGTTCTATCAAATTAATAATGACTGACAACGATGTCGCTTTTTCATCAAGAGCGATTGGAGGTTTAGTTTCACTCACTACTTCATCAATCATTGAGATATCTTTAAATGGCTCTTCGATATAAAGTATATTTTCATGTGCTAATAATTGTAACTGTGTCATGTCTTGACGGGTTAATGACTCATTTGCATCAACTACTAATTGAAACTGAAAGTCTAACTCACGTAACGATTTTATTTGATCTATAATTTGAGACGTCCACTTTAACTTAATTCTGGCAGGTTTTGTTACTTTCAAGGCAGCTAGTTGTTTGTTAGATAACCCACTTACTGTCGCACCATATGCTACTGAAAATGACGGTAAAGTGTGAAAAATTTGATACAATGCCATAACAACAGTTGCTCTTGCAGCAGGCGTATCTTCCAAAGGTGCCAATAACTCAAGTGCCACTTCATACGTTTCGAATGATTTATTTTTAATATCTATGAACCATTGCTCAATTACTTGTTTCACAGCATCGATTGTTTCACGATTATACCAATCTGTTTGAAAAGCATTACATTCACCAAAATATGAATTGCCTTTATCATCAATTATTTCAATAAACAAACAATCACGATGAGTTAAAGTGACTTTCGGAGTTACAATTTTGGACTTAAATGGTTCACTATATTTATAAAAATGCAAAGCCGTCAATTTCACTAAATCACCCTCTATTCAACTTATTCCTTTGTAATTTACCAGTCGATGTATAAGGTAACGTATCAACCTTTTCAAAGTATTTAGGAACTTTATATTTTGCTAAATGTTGTGACAAATATGCAATCAATTGCGCTTCAGAAATGTCATTTTCACTTACAAAATATAATTTAGGTACTTGTCCCCAAGTATCATCAGGATGCCCTACACATACTGCGTCATTGATACCTGGAAATTGCTTCGCTACCGTTTCAATTTGATAAGGATAAATATTTTCACCGCCACTAATGATTAAATCTTTACGTCGGTCATAAATCATGACATAACCTGCATGATCTATTTCAGCAATGTCACCCGTATTAAAATAACCATTTTCAAACGTATCCGTTAAATCTGTTGGATACAAATATCCATTCATTACATTGGCACCTTTAATCAATAATTCCCCATGACCTTCTTTATTAGGATTTTTAATTTTTACGTCAACATTGGCACTTGGCATGCCAACGGTATCAGGACGTTCATACAACATTTGCGGTGTTGCAGTTAAAAATTGTGAACATGTCTCAGTCATACCAAAAGAATTATATATCGGTAAATTATATCGTAACGACGTATCTATCATATTAGCAGATAATTTAGCACCACCGAGTAATATTTTTTGTAAATTAAATGGTTCGTGTAAACCTTGTTGCATTAGCCAATTTAATGTTTGGGGCACAAGTGAAATGTGTGTTATACGTTCATTTTTTATCATATTTAAAATTAGTTCGGCATTAAATTTATTAACAATACGCACCGTAAACCCTTCAATAACAGCTCTTATGAGTACACTGAGACCTGAAATATGATAAATCGGCAATACAGATAGCCAAATTGTGTCATGATCAAATCCCAAACTATCTTTACAACCGATTGCACTAGCATAATGATTACGAAACGTTTGCGGCACCGCTTTTTGAGGACCAGTTGTCCCTGACGTAAACATAATGGATGCAATGTCATCTAGATTAAATGACGTGTTTAATATGTTAGAGGTTGAATCACGTTGCCCCGAAGTTTCGTTCGATGTATCATATTGAACGTCCATTGTGTTGTTCAGCAAACCGTTAATTGAAATATCCGTACCATCACATTCAATATCATCCAACGATACAATATGAAAGCCTTCCAAATTCAGTGGCAAAGTACAAAAAATCAATTTCACATCAATTGACCTCATTTGCTTCACCATTTCATTTGGCGTCAATCTTGTATTAATCATTGCAATTTCAATATTAGCCAACCAACATGCATGAATTAAAACGACAGATTCAATTGAATTATCTATGTATAGTCCAACACGCGATTGTTGATAACTTTTGAGTTTCATAGCCAAACGATACGCCTTAAGATATAAATCTCGATAGGTGTAGGAAACTTGACCATCTGTAATCGCAATGTGTTGGCCATTTTGTTGTGCTTGTTTATATAACCAAAAATCCATACTCTATTCCCCCATATTCATCTACATTATAATTATAACGATTTTATGACATTCTAGCAGGCGTTATGTTTAAAAATATAAAAAGCAGACAAATTGATTCATTGATATGATTGTTTTAATGCTCAATACATATCGTTAAATCATTCGTCTACTTATATCATTTATGATTTTTTAATTTTTAATGTAATTCTATCATTTT
This is a stretch of genomic DNA from Staphylococcus roterodami. It encodes these proteins:
- the yidD gene encoding membrane protein insertion efficiency factor YidD yields the protein MKKIFLAMIHFYQRFISPLTPPTCRFYPTCSEYTREAIQYHGAFKGLYLGIRRILKCHPLHKGGFDPVPIKKDKSTSKHSHKHHH
- a CDS encoding prolyl oligopeptidase family serine peptidase, which codes for MPIESFTHHFEEVTFLSDDLKVKALMMTPYQSVKRIVVYLRGGKGQVGRVRAGRLMQFADEQTLIIGPYYRGNNGSEGRDEFYRGDLNDVTQLLRLLHSKYPHAFIHMVGFSRGGLQGLLTFRDLPVTSYTIWGGVSDIYLMYEERVDLRGMLRRMIGHPKKDHEAYEARQAIPNIDENSPPILIVHGGKDKQVGIQHAYHLAEQLELKGAIHETFYQMAEGHVPRPPAMVEALTYIKAFMSKAEMNK
- a CDS encoding CrcB family protein, translating into MIATLLVMIGGGFGAVVRGALTDYCNAKFTSQLPIPTLIVNLIGSFLIGLIMGMAISNTWLPALLVTGFLGGLTTFSTLAKELTLMMTPKLKLTHFINYSLLQFIIGFIACYIGFHI
- a CDS encoding NERD domain-containing protein, giving the protein MDLSSPVVIGLITAVVIALIFFVLFLIALGSKKKVKRQTEEKYEQQEQNIKKSHEEALEKERIQNKKTITKQQEDYNHMVSTKDREIDALKLFSKNHSEYVTDMRLIGIRERLVKEKRIRPEDMHIMANIFLPKDGFNNIERISHLVLTRTGLYIIDSQLLKGHVYNGISGGQFKDLPPMEQVFDTLDLDKSRPQTIVMDQNDDKRSLSFVNYSDQIEAIKQLAEDLQKELGAKYTPTSILYFNPKNEGDVTISNYNQNSAVKVLVGAEQLDEFFNKFVFHGRIQYNVEDLQQMMDKIESFN
- the ytkD gene encoding nucleoside triphosphatase YtkD, whose protein sequence is MKFWDKDNRQVNLTFKTDNEVANGNHVLAIPTFENQLLFTKHNIRGIEFPGGKREHGESSIEAVTRELYEETGAKVKNIHYIAQYRIETHDQLQFVKDVYFIEVDSLVSKNNYLETAGPVLYKCINDIEEAEKSFLLQDSTILKCVERVQSLGFYQKQTNAN
- the metK gene encoding methionine adenosyltransferase; the encoded protein is MLNNKRLFTSESVTEGHPDKIADQVSDAILDAILKDDPNARVACETTVTTGMALIAGEISTTTYVDIPKVVRETIKEIGYTRAKYGYDYETMAILTAIDEQSPDIAQGVDKALEYRDKDSEEEIEATGAGDQGLMFGYATNETETYMPLAIYLSHQLAKRLSDVRKDGTLNYLRPDGKVQVTVEYDENDNPVRIDTIVVSTQHAEDVTLEQIQEDIKAHVIYPTVPENLINEQTKFYINPTGRFVIGGPQGDAGLTGRKIIVDTYGGYARHGGGCFSGKDPTKVDRSAAYAARYVAKNIVAAGLADQCEVQLAYAIGVAEPVSIAIDTFGTGKVSESQLVEAVRKHFDLRPAGIIKMLDLKQPIYKQTAAYGHFGRTDVLFPWEKLDKVEELKDAVK
- the menE gene encoding o-succinylbenzoate--CoA ligase, yielding MDFWLYKQAQQNGQHIAITDGQVSYTYRDLYLKAYRLAMKLKSYQQSRVGLYIDNSIESVVLIHACWLANIEIAMINTRLTPNEMVKQMRSIDVKLIFCTLPLNLEGFHIVSLDDIECDGTDISINGLLNNTMDVQYDTSNETSGQRDSTSNILNTSFNLDDIASIMFTSGTTGPQKAVPQTFRNHYASAIGCKDSLGFDHDTIWLSVLPIYHISGLSVLIRAVIEGFTVRIVNKFNAELILNMIKNERITHISLVPQTLNWLMQQGLHEPFNLQKILLGGAKLSANMIDTSLRYNLPIYNSFGMTETCSQFLTATPQMLYERPDTVGMPSANVDVKIKNPNKEGHGELLIKGANVMNGYLYPTDLTDTFENGYFNTGDIAEIDHAGYVMIYDRRKDLIISGGENIYPYQIETVAKQFPGINDAVCVGHPDDTWGQVPKLYFVSENDISEAQLIAYLSQHLAKYKVPKYFEKVDTLPYTSTGKLQRNKLNRG
- the crcB gene encoding fluoride efflux transporter CrcB, producing MQYVYIFIGGALGALIRYLISFLNVSGTFPVGTFVANLIGAFVMGFLTTLSIAFLKNRPTLKKAITTGFLGALTTFSTFQIELVHMFEHQQFVTLLLYAVTSYVLGILLCHCGMKIGGAIS
- the pckA gene encoding phosphoenolpyruvate carboxykinase (ATP), with the translated sequence MSVDTYTETTKIDKLLKKPTSHFQLSTTQLYNKILDNKEGVLTELGAVNASTGKYTGRSPKDKFFVSEPSYRDNIDWGDINQPIDEETFLKLYHKVLDYLDKKDELYVFKGYAGSDKDTMLKLTVINELAWHNLFAKNMFIRPESKEEATKIKPNFTIVSAPHFKADPEVDGTKSETFVIISFKHKVILIGGTEYAGEMKKGIFSVMNYLLPMQDIMSMHCSANVGEKGDVALFFGLSGTGKTTLSADPHRKLIGDDEHGWNKNGVFNIEGGCYAKAINLSKEKEPQIFDAIKYGAILENTVVAEDGSVDFEDNRYTENTRAAYPINHIDNIVVPSKAAHPNTIIFLTADAFGVIPPISKLNKDQAMYHFLSGFTSKLAGTERGVTEPEPSFSTCFGAPFFPLHPTVYADLLGELIDQHDVDVYLVNTGWTGGKYGIGRRISLHYTRQMVNQAISGKLKNAEYTKDSTFGLSIPVEIEDVPKTILNPINAWSDKEKYKAQAEDLIQRFEKNFEKFGKKVEHIAEKGSFNK
- a CDS encoding aldo/keto reductase, translating into MEVKRFYNGNKMPQIGLGTFRVENDENCMKSVKHAIEQGYRSIDTAKVYGNEEQVGAGIRAGLESTGLSREDLFITSKLYFEDFGRENVANAYHASLTRLGLTYLDLYLVHWPGTNEAVMVDTWKGMEDLYKNNEVRNIGVSNFEPDHLEALLAQVSIKPVINQVEFHPYLTQHKLKLYLEAQHIVMESWSPLMNAQILDDETIKEIAKELGKSAPQVVIRWNIQHGVVTIPKSVTPERITENINIFDFNLTDEQMKRIDALNQDRRIGPDPKTFEG
- the menC gene encoding o-succinylbenzoate synthase; protein product: MKLTALHFYKYSEPFKSKIVTPKVTLTHRDCLFIEIIDDKGNSYFGECNAFQTDWYNRETIDAVKQVIEQWFIDIKNKSFETYEVALELLAPLEDTPAARATVVMALYQIFHTLPSFSVAYGATVSGLSNKQLAALKVTKPARIKLKWTSQIIDQIKSLRELDFQFQLVVDANESLTRQDMTQLQLLAHENILYIEEPFKDISMIDEVVSETKPPIALDEKATSLSVIINLIEQYDVDVIVLKPFRLGGIDKVQIAMKTLKEYGVKVVIGGMYEYGLSRYFTAMLACNGDYPGDVTPAGYYFEQDVVEYSGILKEERLEFRPPKVDITQLKPY